A region of Ornithodoros turicata isolate Travis chromosome 5, ASM3712646v1, whole genome shotgun sequence DNA encodes the following proteins:
- the LOC135394820 gene encoding glutamate receptor 1-like, translating to MGAYAGSVVSSGVLFSIQVLLCALTMPTCYCVEIGVLLKQDHLNVRREFDRSTAFFNASSDAKRLAISIKTHFGQIQDNDLFSTARELCKQLDTGVTTVVLPSDGLSSEALWSLFGNTNVPRISTSVQHRCGPADEESTEEGEWLNTNVTLNPLEPTGDADEEQKEQIPFGVSMVVDLTPAVLDLAKYFNFHSLIFFYESEHGHVQLQRLTSSNNHKITFRYARRISAASEAKTLLREIDEDDPHGRKLVVLDCHFQVAKEIIISHVRDLFMGRRTYHYVLLNPVVSEKYFDGFPELAALNVTAFRFHSDQDEGLRSVFIKMTAEEAALVDASSLVSDAYRALRFDPPPKNSDLFEQRVRPKSFRGDSCGKVSYLTKKQGRVIDTYLKKVTFEGKTGRVQFDSMGCRVNFTVDVIQVNRKRQWKQIGQWTEKAGFVPTPSRRIVDVDVNVTADNDIVYKVTTILEDPYLMLKSTSSLDDVLQANASYEGFCLDLIEAISRLTGIKYQLQLVKDDHYGSLSVSGWNGMIGEVERGDADIALGGLTITSARKNVVDFTHPFLATDIAALSKRPPSLLKKGAGMLTFASPFHLELWIGMGSSLGAVILFLFIFGISVMKRDHCCHEPSEGDQGGSAMLKTFCESLEVVTPHASTSFLARTIAGRILSSTWWMFIVFVFSAYTVYLAPFLVLHDSSLQDKTIIHSFEDLSLQHEVRFGTLQHGSIQEYFEESTYRTNKRMWEAMKADRSVLVANRQEGVQRVRDSSGKYVFLTESLFAEYINGRRPCDTWTLGESFSTQFFALAVRLGSPLRNVLNEAITNLSENGEIEEMKKKWWTSECEKPPEDIPLNAEVFYPLLFLLGCVTAVGITIAFFEIISRACVKCQRVKVAQGPPTVNVSYERDVPLKTIA from the exons ATGGGTGCTTACGCTGGCTCGGTGGTCTCAAGCGGTGTTCTGTTTTCTATCCAGGTGTTACTATGTGCGTTGACTATGCCGACATGTTACTGCGTAGAGATCG GTGTTCTCTTGAAGCAGGACCATTTGAACGTGCGACGAGAGTTCGACCGCTCCACAGCATTCTTCAATGCAAGTTCCGACGCCAAACGTCTAGCTATCTCCATCAAGACACACTTTGGACAGATCCAAGATAACGACCTTTTCAGCACTGCACGCGAAC TTTGCAAACAACTGGATACCGGCGTGACGACAGTCGTCCTCCCCAGCGACGGCTTGTCTTCAGAAGCCCTGTGGTCCCTCTTTGGCAACACGAACGTTCCTCGCATCAGCACATCCGTTCAGCATCGTTGTGGTCCTGCTGACGAAGAGAGCACTGAGGAAGGAGAGTGGCTGAATACAAATGTCACTTTGAATCCGCTCGAACCAACGGGCGACGCAGATGAAGAGCAAAAAGAGCAAATTCCGTTTGGTGTCTCCATGGTGGTGGACTTGACGCCCGCTGTCCTGGACTTGGCCAAGTACTTCAACTTCCACTCGCTCATCTTCTTTTATGAGTCGGAACACG GACATGTACAACTCCAGAGGTTGACGAGTTCGAACAACCATAAGATCACGTTCAGATACGCCAGGAGGATTTCTGCGGCGTCCGAAGCCAAGACATTGCTACGGGAGATCGACGAGGATGACCCACACGGGCGTAAGCTTGTAGTCCTCGACTGCCACTTCCAAGTCGCCAAGGAAATCATCATTTCGCACGTGCGGGATCTCTTTATGGGAAGACGCACCTACCACTACGTGCTGCTTAATCCT GTTGTTAGCGAGAAGTACTTCGACGGATTTCCAGAGCTGGCTGCGTTAAATGTGACGGCGTTTCGGTTTCATTCTGATCAGGACGAAGGACTCAGAAGTGTCTTCATTAAAATGACA GCTGAAGAAGCTGCGCTCGTCGATGCATCATCGTTAGTAAGCGACGCCTACAGGGCCCTTCGATTTGATCCGCCACCGAAGAACTCGGACTTGTTCGAGCAACGCGTAAGGCCCAAAAGCTTCCGAGGTGACTCTTGCGGCAAAGTATCCTACCTGACCAAGAAGCAAGGGCGAGTGATAGACACGTACCTCAAGAAG GTCACGTTCGAAGGGAAAACAGGAAGAGTTCAATTTGATTCTATGGGCTGTAGAGTAAACTTCACTGTGGATGTTATACAGGTCAACAGGAAACGGCAGTGGAAACAG ATCGGACAGTGGACAGAAAAGGCCGGATTCGTACCTACACCGTCAAGACGCATTGTCGACGTCGACGTGAACGTCACAGCCGACAATGACATAGTCTACAAGGTGACCACGATATTG GAAGACCCCTACCTAATGTTGAAGAGCACGTCTTCACTAGATGACGTGCTCCAGGCTAACGCTTCCTACGAAGGATTTTGCTTGGACCTAATAGAAGCTATCAGTCGCCTTACTGGAATCAAGTATCAACTGCAGCTGGTGAAAGACGACCACTATGGCAGCTTATCTGTGAGCGGCTGGAATGGGATGATTGGAGAAGTGGAGCGCGGG GATGCCGACATAGCTCTGGGAGGTCTTACCATAACAAGTGCCAGGAAGAACGTGGTGGACTTTACCCATCCATTCCTGGCAACAGACATCGCGGCCCTGTCCAAGAGGCCACCGTCCCTGCTGAAaaagggcgcaggaatgcttaCATTTGCGTCTCCTTTCCACTTGGAGCTGTGGATAGGCATGGGCTCTTCGCTGGGAGCCGTAATATTATTTCTCTTCATCTTCGGCATATCGGTGATGAAGCGAGACCACTGTTGTCATGAACCATCTGAAGGTGACCAAGGAGGGTCAGCAATGCTGAAGACATTCTGCGAAAGTCTGGAAGTGGTGACGCCACATGCGTCAACTTCATTTCTCGCCAG AACAATCGCTGGACGCATCCTGAGCAGTACCTGGTGGATGTTCATCGTATTTGTGTTCTCCGCATACACAGTCTACCTGGCACCTTTCCTAGTTCTTCACGATTCTTCTCTTCAAGACAAAACAATTATTCACTCTTTCGAGGACCTGTCCTTGCAGCACGAAGTCAGGTTCGGAACGTTGCAACACGGTAGTATCCAGGAATATTTCGAA GAGTCGACGTATCGCACAAATAAACGAATGTGGGAAGCCATGAAAGCAGACCGTAGCGTCCTTGTCGCGAACCGCCAGGAAGGTGTCCAAAGGGTCAGGGACTCCTCCGGCAAATATGTCTTCCTCACCGAGTCACTCTTCGCGGAGTACATCAATGGCCGTCGTCCTTGCGATACCTGGACATTGGGCGAAAGTTTCAGCACGCAATTCTTCGCCCTCGCCGTGCGGCTCGGATCGCCCCTCAG GAACGTATTGAATGAGGCCATCACGAACCTTTCTGAAAACGGTGAAATCGAGGAGATGAAGAAGAAGTGGTGGACATCGGAGTGTGAAAAACCGCCAGAA GACATTCCTCTGAACGCCGAGGTCTTCTACCCACTGCTCTTCCTCCTGGGCTGCGTCACCGCGGTGGGCATCACCATTGCATTCTTCGAAATCATATCGCGTGCTTGTGTCAAGTGCCAAAGAGTCAAA GTAGCGCAAGGCCCACCAACAGTCAACGTCTCGTACGAGAGAGACGTCCCGTTGAAAACCATCGCTTAA